The proteins below are encoded in one region of Clostridium pasteurianum DSM 525 = ATCC 6013:
- a CDS encoding zinc ribbon domain-containing protein — translation MNFCTKCGTKLEEGKLVCPNCSYDFQSKEYKNNTVPIDKTTVEIEKDYDEYENFNKTSFIPSKKFKITIAGLIILAIIIGVYIFIGKSAADPYKLVLRFQNDIASNNKSDLSKILYCSDSRLIIDDKTSDTILAYFRNNPSYLNNTIGNLNNQISTNNVRYGNMLSQSNFSIVSAGNALPFFPRYKISIKPTFVNIKTSIKDVQFSLNNSKIGKSDSDNFSREFGPFAPGEYKLYASYNGKYTSLNNTYNVDLINSTSGRVDINALEDLNYVRINGDYPDAEIFVNNRNSNVKISDASNFGPVSSDMKIYAVANKDGKKLKSSEYTVSSGDKTISLNFSSSEYELSSTEDQLRDLIHWYTNSFSNAVNYNNFSEVQPYIYPGSELYNEQQKYIPSTYNNGIKEYIMSYNVLSTQISDDNNSGTITTEEVYDITNASGKTSTKTFRYTYGFKYNENTGGYQLTSIMDSK, via the coding sequence ATGAATTTTTGCACTAAATGTGGTACTAAATTAGAGGAAGGCAAACTGGTATGTCCCAATTGCAGCTATGATTTTCAATCAAAGGAATACAAAAATAATACTGTACCTATAGATAAAACTACAGTTGAAATTGAAAAAGATTATGATGAATATGAAAATTTTAATAAGACAAGCTTTATTCCTTCAAAAAAATTTAAGATAACTATAGCGGGACTTATAATATTGGCAATTATCATAGGTGTATACATTTTTATAGGTAAATCTGCTGCAGATCCCTATAAACTGGTATTGCGTTTTCAAAATGATATTGCATCCAATAATAAGTCTGATTTAAGTAAAATATTATATTGCAGCGATAGCAGATTAATCATTGATGATAAAACCAGTGATACTATACTTGCATACTTTAGGAATAATCCATCTTATTTGAACAACACCATCGGTAATTTAAATAATCAAATAAGTACTAATAATGTAAGATATGGAAATATGCTGTCTCAAAGTAATTTCAGTATAGTTAGCGCTGGAAATGCCCTACCTTTTTTTCCAAGATACAAAATATCTATAAAACCAACTTTTGTTAATATTAAAACCAGTATAAAGGATGTACAATTTTCTTTAAATAACAGTAAAATTGGTAAAAGTGATTCAGATAATTTTTCAAGAGAGTTCGGTCCCTTTGCCCCTGGAGAATATAAATTGTATGCAAGTTACAATGGTAAGTACACTTCTTTGAATAATACCTATAATGTGGATCTCATAAATTCAACTAGCGGCAGGGTTGACATAAATGCTCTTGAAGATCTTAACTATGTACGGATAAATGGTGATTATCCTGATGCAGAAATATTTGTAAACAATAGAAACAGTAATGTTAAAATCAGTGATGCCTCAAATTTTGGACCTGTAAGCAGTGACATGAAAATATATGCTGTAGCAAATAAAGATGGTAAAAAATTAAAAAGCAGTGAATATACAGTTTCCAGTGGTGATAAGACTATAAGCCTAAATTTCAGTTCTTCTGAATATGAACTGAGCAGCACAGAAGATCAGCTGAGAGACCTGATACATTGGTATACTAACTCCTTTTCAAATGCCGTTAATTATAACAACTTTTCAGAGGTACAGCCTTATATATACCCAGGAAGTGAATTATATAATGAACAGCAAAAATATATCCCAAGTACTTATAATAATGGAATAAAAGAATATATAATGTCCTATAATGTACTTTCTACTCAAATTTCAGATGATAACAATTCTGGTACCATAACTACAGAGGAAGTCTATGATATAACTAATGCTTCTGGCAAAACCTCTACAAAGACCTTTAGATATACTTACGGCTTCAAATATAATGAAAATACAGGTGGATATCAGCTTACAAGTATTATGGATAGTAAATAA
- a CDS encoding zinc ribbon domain-containing protein — MAYCCKCGTKLNNEDLFCPNCGEKNPVLSQKEEKNHKNYTELNNSNSTITSNVSNSVNFKDAFNVIINMFLRPASTAEKFINNADRSIAIIITIFVLIVQGFLGMWKVSQIISNINKLTINITNRIMEFISLLQPGTSSNALSSNDLEYFTREIERIRPYVKIPYGKVFIQNCTLIILAVLIVFIILCLANSMFSRGKVEVFKFYKTALIITLPALYFEFFSIMLSYLSINLGLAIALLGLIISLACFSIIIGTALSFTKNFSVFTASAAAIFTAIALSACLKSFIASDVTDIAASIMNAIKNFNL, encoded by the coding sequence ATGGCCTATTGTTGTAAATGTGGCACTAAGCTAAATAACGAGGACTTATTTTGTCCTAATTGCGGTGAAAAAAATCCTGTTCTTTCACAGAAAGAAGAAAAAAATCATAAAAATTATACTGAGCTAAATAATTCAAATAGTACAATTACTTCAAATGTATCTAACTCAGTGAACTTTAAAGATGCTTTTAACGTAATCATAAATATGTTTTTAAGACCTGCCTCCACAGCAGAAAAATTTATAAATAATGCAGATAGAAGTATTGCAATTATAATAACTATATTTGTTTTAATTGTACAGGGGTTTTTAGGCATGTGGAAAGTAAGCCAAATAATTTCCAATATAAATAAACTTACCATAAATATAACTAACAGAATAATGGAATTTATAAGTTTACTTCAACCTGGAACTTCTTCTAATGCCTTAAGTTCTAACGACTTGGAATACTTTACAAGAGAAATAGAAAGAATCAGACCTTATGTAAAAATACCCTATGGGAAAGTTTTTATTCAGAACTGCACTTTAATTATATTAGCAGTATTAATTGTATTTATAATTTTATGTTTGGCAAATTCCATGTTCTCTAGAGGTAAAGTTGAAGTTTTTAAATTCTACAAAACAGCACTTATTATTACACTTCCAGCTTTATACTTTGAGTTTTTTTCAATTATGCTTTCCTATTTATCAATTAATTTAGGTTTAGCAATAGCTCTGTTAGGGCTTATAATTTCATTGGCATGTTTTTCAATAATTATAGGGACTGCTCTTTCCTTTACGAAAAACTTTTCAGTCTTTACAGCTTCAGCAGCAGCTATATTTACTGCAATTGCATTATCAGCTTGTCTAAAAAGTTTTATAGCTTCTGATGTAACTGATATAGCAGCTTCTATCATGAACGCCATAAAAAATTTCAATCTATGA
- a CDS encoding aldo/keto reductase: MVKSINDTTTLNNGVKMPWLGLGVFRVENGPEVVNAVKEAIVQGYRSIDGAAIYGNEETMGKGIAEGIKAAGISREDLFITSKLWNADQGYESGLKAYEESLKKLGLDYLDLYLIHWPVKGKYKEAWKALETIYKEGRVKAIGVSNFQIHHLEDLLKDSEIAPTVNQVEYHPRLTQKPLQKFCKEKGIQLEAWSPLMVGKLFDNEVLKEIADAHNKSIAQIILRWDLQNEVVTIPKSTNKGRIKENSEIFDFELSKEELEKIDSLNQDLRVGPDPDNFDF; the protein is encoded by the coding sequence ATGGTAAAGAGTATAAATGATACAACCACTCTAAATAATGGAGTGAAAATGCCTTGGCTCGGTCTTGGAGTTTTCAGGGTGGAAAATGGCCCAGAGGTAGTTAATGCAGTAAAAGAGGCTATAGTTCAAGGCTATAGAAGTATTGATGGTGCTGCTATATATGGAAATGAAGAGACTATGGGCAAGGGAATTGCAGAGGGAATAAAAGCAGCTGGAATCTCTAGAGAAGACCTATTTATAACTTCAAAGCTTTGGAATGCAGATCAGGGATATGAATCAGGTCTTAAAGCTTATGAGGAGAGCCTTAAAAAGCTTGGACTTGATTATTTAGATCTATATCTTATACACTGGCCTGTAAAGGGAAAATACAAAGAAGCTTGGAAAGCCCTTGAAACTATATATAAAGAAGGTCGAGTAAAGGCTATAGGGGTAAGTAATTTTCAAATTCATCATTTAGAAGATTTACTTAAAGATTCAGAAATTGCACCAACAGTAAATCAAGTGGAATATCATCCAAGGCTTACACAAAAACCTCTTCAGAAATTTTGCAAGGAGAAAGGAATTCAATTGGAAGCATGGTCTCCGCTGATGGTAGGTAAGTTGTTCGACAATGAAGTATTGAAGGAAATTGCAGATGCACATAATAAATCTATTGCTCAAATTATTTTAAGATGGGATCTACAGAATGAAGTAGTAACTATTCCTAAATCTACAAACAAGGGAAGAATAAAAGAAAATTCTGAGATATTTGATTTTGAATTGAGTAAAGAGGAATTAGAGAAAATAGATAGTTTAAATCAAGACCTTAGAGTAGGACCAGATCCTGATAATTTTGATTTTTAA
- a CDS encoding YvrJ family protein → MLDEFVKLINTLGFPITVSLYLLFKINVQIVSLTQSIQDLKKEIAAVIKNQNCE, encoded by the coding sequence ATGCTTGATGAATTTGTAAAGCTCATAAATACCCTTGGATTCCCTATAACAGTTAGTCTATATCTTCTCTTTAAGATAAACGTACAAATTGTTTCCCTCACACAATCAATACAGGACTTAAAGAAAGAAATAGCTGCCGTTATAAAAAACCAAAACTGTGAATAA
- a CDS encoding type II toxin-antitoxin system PemK/MazF family toxin, with translation MGNTAINDMSTSELKKYIKKTEDHIRQLLKEYNDANEEKILISQDIHDLRKRAYNIRELYEYAQWTNDKMGILANVKSSLNIKPRRGEIWTCKLGKNIGSEENKIRPTIIVQNNTGNDRGPTTIIVPISNRPKKIATHIEIRKNDYILVPGEKNIITGTILCEQIKVISKVRLGRHVATLEDDFLNNILKPKLKLSIDV, from the coding sequence GTGGGCAATACAGCAATTAATGATATGAGCACCAGTGAGCTAAAAAAATATATAAAAAAAACAGAAGATCATATTAGGCAGCTGTTAAAGGAATATAATGATGCAAATGAAGAAAAAATATTAATTAGCCAGGATATACATGATTTGAGAAAAAGAGCATATAATATAAGAGAATTATATGAATATGCACAGTGGACAAATGATAAAATGGGTATTTTAGCCAATGTGAAATCAAGCCTTAATATTAAGCCAAGGCGTGGAGAGATTTGGACCTGTAAACTAGGAAAAAATATTGGATCTGAAGAGAATAAAATAAGACCTACAATAATAGTTCAAAATAATACGGGAAATGACAGAGGACCCACTACAATAATTGTTCCTATATCCAATAGACCTAAAAAGATAGCAACACATATTGAAATTAGAAAAAATGATTATATTCTCGTGCCTGGTGAAAAAAATATAATTACAGGTACCATTTTATGTGAACAGATTAAGGTTATATCAAAGGTTAGATTGGGTAGGCATGTGGCTACCCTTGAAGACGATTTCCTCAATAATATTTTAAAACCGAAACTAAAATTATCTATAGATGTATAA